One Nitrospinota bacterium genomic region harbors:
- a CDS encoding AtpZ/AtpI family protein: MPEDDDRKSRLKAYRKFYLLGTVGTQLAVSIIIGTWMGLMLDRWLGTAPWLMLLFIVFGVAAGFLNVYRAAMKEESD, encoded by the coding sequence ATGCCGGAAGATGACGACAGAAAATCGCGGCTGAAAGCGTACAGGAAGTTCTATCTTCTCGGGACGGTCGGGACGCAGCTTGCCGTGTCCATAATAATAGGGACGTGGATGGGGCTTATGCTCGACCGGTGGCTTGGCACAGCCCCTTGGCTGATGCTGCTATTCATAGTGTTCGGCGTGGCGGCCGGTTTTTTGAACGTGTACCGCGCCGCGATGAAGGAAGAATCGGATTGA